A region from the Aegilops tauschii subsp. strangulata cultivar AL8/78 chromosome 5, Aet v6.0, whole genome shotgun sequence genome encodes:
- the LOC109762056 gene encoding beta-glucosidase 32 isoform X1: MPMLFPFPVAVLFAAAAFAPRHASALTRHDFPEGFVFGAGTSAYQVEGAAAEDGRRPSIWDTFTHQGHSSDGSTADVSADQYHHYKEDVKLMHKMGLDAYRFSISWPRLIPDGRGQINPKGLEYYNNLIDELILHGIQPHVTIYHFDLPQALQDEYSGLLSPRFIEDYTAYANVCFKSFGDRVKHWVTVNEPNIEPIGGYDNGSQPPRRCSYPFGADCAEGNSSTEPYIAAHHLLLAHASAVSLYREKYKAAQGGQIGITLLGWWHEPSTDTPQDAAAAVRMNDFHIGWFMHPLVYGDYPPVMRSRVGRRLPALPAPESEKVRGSFDFIGFNHYLIMRARSIDTSSGQEPRDYYVDAAVKNPAADITTGEVETAPWSLRKLLEHLKLNYGNPTVWIHENGYADAPGTRSKAEEEEDDEDRVEFLQDYMETLYLSIRNGSNARGYFVWSFLDVFEFLVGYRLRFGLCGVDMGDAARTRYLRSSARWYSGFLGGGELRPAARPQKSYVQ, from the exons ATGCCGATGCTCTTTCCCTTCCCCGTCGCCGTcctcttcgccgccgcggccttTGCTCCGAGGCACGCCTCCGCGCTCACCCGCCATGACTTCCCCGAGGGGTTCGTCTTCGGCGCAGGCACCTCGGCCTACCAG GTGGAAGGCGCGGCCGCAGAGGATGGAAGGAGGCCCAGCATCTGGGACACCTTCACCCATCAAG GTCACTCGTCTGACGGATCCACGGCAGATGTTTCAGCAGATCAGTACCATCACTACAAG GAAGATGTAAAGCTTATGCACAAGATGGGTCTGGACGCGTACAGATTCTCCATCTCTTGGCCCCGGCTTATTCCTG ATGGAAGAGGACAGATAAACCCAAAGGGCTTGGAATACTACAACAATTTGATAGATGAGCTGATACTACATG GAATTCAGCCTCATGTCACTATCTACCATTTTGATCTTCCTCAGGCCCTGCAGGACGAATACAGTGGACTACTTAGCCCCAGATTCAT AGAAGATTACACGGCTTACGCAAACGTGTGCTTCAAGAGCTTCGGGGACAGAGTGAAGCACTGGGTAACCGTCAACGAGCCAAACATAGAGCCGATCGGCGGCTACGACAACGGCTCTCAACCGCCGCGCCGCTGCTCCTATCCATTCGGCGCAGACTGCGCCGAAGGGAATTCTTCGACCGAGCCGTACATAGCGGCTCACCATCTCCTGCTCGCACACGCTTCGGCAGTGTCCCTGTATAGAGAGAAGTACAAG GCAGCTCAGGGAGGCCAGATAGGAATCACTCTGCTGGGCTGGTGGCATGAGCCTTCTACTGACACACCCCAGGATGCAGCTGCTGCCGTGAGGATGAATGACTTCCACATAGGATG GTTCATGCATCCGTTGGTGTACGGAGACTACCCTCCGGTGATGAGGAGCAGGGTAGGCCGTCGATTGCCGGCTCTACCGGCGCCGGAGTCGGAGAAGGTGCGTGGATCGTTCGACTTCATCGGCTTCAACCACTACCTCATCATGCGTGCGCGATCGATCGACACCAGTTCCGGCCAGGAACCCAGGGACTACTACGTGGATGCAGCCGTCAAAA ATCCAGCAGCAGACATAACCACG GGCGAGGTTGAGACCGCCCCGTGGTCCCTGAGGAAGCTGCTGGAGCACCTGAAACTCAACTACGGGAACCCCACTGTGTGGATCCACGAAAATG GGTACGCAGACGCCCCCGGCACCCGGAGcaaggccgaggaggaggaggacgacgaggacaGAGTGGAGTTCCTGCAAGATTACATGGAGACCCTGTACCTGTCCATACG GAACGGGTCGAACGCGCGGGGATACTTCGTGTGGTCGTTCCTGGACGTGTTCGAGTTCCTCGTCGGCTACCGGCTGCGCTTCGGCCTGTGCGGCGTCGACATGGGCGATGCGGCGAGGACGAGGTACCTGAGGAGCTCCGCCCGCTGGTACTCCGGCTTcctcggcggcggcgagctccggccgGCTGCTCGGCCCCAGAAGTCCTACGTCCAATGA
- the LOC109762056 gene encoding beta-glucosidase 32 isoform X2: protein MHKMGLDAYRFSISWPRLIPDGRGQINPKGLEYYNNLIDELILHGIQPHVTIYHFDLPQALQDEYSGLLSPRFIEDYTAYANVCFKSFGDRVKHWVTVNEPNIEPIGGYDNGSQPPRRCSYPFGADCAEGNSSTEPYIAAHHLLLAHASAVSLYREKYKAAQGGQIGITLLGWWHEPSTDTPQDAAAAVRMNDFHIGWFMHPLVYGDYPPVMRSRVGRRLPALPAPESEKVRGSFDFIGFNHYLIMRARSIDTSSGQEPRDYYVDAAVKNPAADITTGEVETAPWSLRKLLEHLKLNYGNPTVWIHENGYADAPGTRSKAEEEEDDEDRVEFLQDYMETLYLSIRNGSNARGYFVWSFLDVFEFLVGYRLRFGLCGVDMGDAARTRYLRSSARWYSGFLGGGELRPAARPQKSYVQ, encoded by the exons ATGCACAAGATGGGTCTGGACGCGTACAGATTCTCCATCTCTTGGCCCCGGCTTATTCCTG ATGGAAGAGGACAGATAAACCCAAAGGGCTTGGAATACTACAACAATTTGATAGATGAGCTGATACTACATG GAATTCAGCCTCATGTCACTATCTACCATTTTGATCTTCCTCAGGCCCTGCAGGACGAATACAGTGGACTACTTAGCCCCAGATTCAT AGAAGATTACACGGCTTACGCAAACGTGTGCTTCAAGAGCTTCGGGGACAGAGTGAAGCACTGGGTAACCGTCAACGAGCCAAACATAGAGCCGATCGGCGGCTACGACAACGGCTCTCAACCGCCGCGCCGCTGCTCCTATCCATTCGGCGCAGACTGCGCCGAAGGGAATTCTTCGACCGAGCCGTACATAGCGGCTCACCATCTCCTGCTCGCACACGCTTCGGCAGTGTCCCTGTATAGAGAGAAGTACAAG GCAGCTCAGGGAGGCCAGATAGGAATCACTCTGCTGGGCTGGTGGCATGAGCCTTCTACTGACACACCCCAGGATGCAGCTGCTGCCGTGAGGATGAATGACTTCCACATAGGATG GTTCATGCATCCGTTGGTGTACGGAGACTACCCTCCGGTGATGAGGAGCAGGGTAGGCCGTCGATTGCCGGCTCTACCGGCGCCGGAGTCGGAGAAGGTGCGTGGATCGTTCGACTTCATCGGCTTCAACCACTACCTCATCATGCGTGCGCGATCGATCGACACCAGTTCCGGCCAGGAACCCAGGGACTACTACGTGGATGCAGCCGTCAAAA ATCCAGCAGCAGACATAACCACG GGCGAGGTTGAGACCGCCCCGTGGTCCCTGAGGAAGCTGCTGGAGCACCTGAAACTCAACTACGGGAACCCCACTGTGTGGATCCACGAAAATG GGTACGCAGACGCCCCCGGCACCCGGAGcaaggccgaggaggaggaggacgacgaggacaGAGTGGAGTTCCTGCAAGATTACATGGAGACCCTGTACCTGTCCATACG GAACGGGTCGAACGCGCGGGGATACTTCGTGTGGTCGTTCCTGGACGTGTTCGAGTTCCTCGTCGGCTACCGGCTGCGCTTCGGCCTGTGCGGCGTCGACATGGGCGATGCGGCGAGGACGAGGTACCTGAGGAGCTCCGCCCGCTGGTACTCCGGCTTcctcggcggcggcgagctccggccgGCTGCTCGGCCCCAGAAGTCCTACGTCCAATGA